Proteins encoded by one window of Acidimicrobiales bacterium:
- the ruvB gene encoding Holliday junction branch migration DNA helicase RuvB gives MSPRRELDLDGSRAVAAGASPAEAALEAGLRPARLRDFVGQEALKEHLAIVLEAARRREQPVDHLLFAGPPGLGKTTLAGIVAGEMGAGLRVTSGPALQRGGDLAAILTGLQPGDVLFIDEIHRLNRAVEEVLYPAMEDRQIDVVIGKGPTARSVRLDLPPFTLVGATTRTGLVTGPLRDRFGFVARLELYTPAELEAIVRRTGRLLAVECSSEGAAEIARRSRGTPRLAIRLLRRVRDFVEVRGEGIITLEAAREGCDLFGVDELGLDRLDRRLLEALCVGFGGRPVGLTTLAMQVGEEPETIEDVYEPYLVQAGLVMRTPRGRVAAPAAYAHLGLEPPPPARQRAEPGASLFDADVPAATS, from the coding sequence ATGAGCCCGCGGCGCGAGCTCGACCTGGACGGCTCCCGGGCCGTCGCGGCGGGCGCGAGCCCGGCCGAGGCGGCGCTCGAGGCGGGGCTCCGCCCGGCACGCCTGCGCGACTTCGTGGGCCAGGAGGCGCTGAAGGAGCACCTCGCCATCGTCCTCGAGGCGGCGCGCCGGCGGGAGCAGCCGGTCGACCACCTCCTGTTCGCCGGGCCGCCGGGGCTCGGCAAGACGACGCTCGCCGGCATCGTGGCGGGGGAGATGGGCGCGGGGCTGCGGGTCACCTCGGGGCCGGCCCTCCAGCGCGGCGGCGACCTCGCGGCGATCCTCACCGGCCTGCAGCCCGGTGACGTGCTCTTCATCGACGAGATCCACCGCCTCAACCGCGCGGTGGAGGAGGTCCTGTACCCGGCGATGGAGGACCGCCAGATCGACGTGGTCATCGGCAAGGGGCCGACCGCGCGTTCGGTCCGCCTGGACCTGCCGCCGTTCACGCTCGTCGGGGCGACGACGCGCACCGGGCTCGTCACCGGGCCGCTCCGGGACCGCTTCGGGTTCGTGGCGCGCCTCGAGCTGTACACGCCGGCGGAGCTCGAGGCGATCGTGCGGCGCACCGGGCGGCTCCTCGCGGTCGAGTGCTCGAGCGAGGGTGCCGCCGAGATCGCTCGGCGCTCGCGCGGGACCCCGCGCCTCGCCATCCGCCTGCTCCGGCGAGTGAGGGACTTCGTCGAGGTCCGCGGCGAGGGGATCATCACCTTGGAGGCGGCGCGGGAGGGGTGCGACCTGTTCGGGGTCGACGAGCTCGGCCTCGACCGGCTCGACCGGCGCCTCCTCGAGGCCCTGTGCGTCGGCTTCGGGGGCAGGCCGGTCGGTCTCACGACGCTCGCGATGCAGGTGGGCGAGGAGCCGGAGACGATCGAGGACGTCTACGAGCCGTACCTCGTGCAGGCGGGCCTCGTGATGCGCACGCCCCGTGGGCGCGTCGCGGCGCCCGCCGCCTACGCGCACCTCGGCCTCGAGCCGCCGCCGCCGGCCCGCCAGCGGGCCGAGCCGGGCGCGTCGCTCTTCGACGCCGACGTCCCCGCCGCGACGAGCTGA
- the yajC gene encoding preprotein translocase subunit YajC, with protein MHLHSAAVPSVLHVLVLATTKKTTTTSGASSLLFILVLLALGAYLFLRPQRKRMRAQQQAQQDVRVGDEVITASGIVGRVQAMRDDRVDIEVAPGTTITVVRRMLGTRAPSQSFDEPPGPNGSAPPAEAGLSVGLREEGSSSADGGDGAAASGGSS; from the coding sequence ATGCATCTCCATTCCGCCGCCGTCCCGTCGGTGCTGCACGTGCTGGTCCTCGCCACGACGAAGAAGACCACCACGACGTCGGGCGCGTCCTCGCTCCTGTTCATCCTCGTCCTCCTCGCGCTCGGCGCCTACCTCTTCCTGCGCCCCCAGCGCAAGCGGATGCGCGCCCAGCAGCAGGCGCAGCAGGACGTCCGCGTCGGTGACGAGGTGATCACGGCGTCGGGCATCGTCGGGCGCGTCCAGGCGATGCGCGACGACCGGGTCGACATCGAGGTCGCGCCGGGCACGACGATCACCGTGGTGCGGCGCATGCTCGGCACCCGGGCGCCGAGCCAGAGCTTCGACGAGCCGCCTGGCCCCAACGGGTCGGCGCCGCCCGCCGAGGCCGGGTTGTCCGTCGGCCTGCGCGAGGAGGGATCGTCGTCGGCTGACGGCGGGGACGGCGCGGCGGCCTCGGGGGGCTCCAGCTAG
- the secD gene encoding protein translocase subunit SecD, with protein MLGAAVGLGWSPHLGLDLEGGLSVVFRPARAVSNATLQTVVNIMSERVNALGVSQPNITTQGKDVVVQLPGVKDASQILAEIGTTAQLFFRPVLCGAPPYSPPRGPRGTPAKVAYRVPPTCSAPYRYTSAYYDTATQNYNIPSQYAEDPSYAAYPSTPPGSDQRYEHENVIFPTNGQGFARRYVLGPVLAKGTIIKSAYPSLDSQTGQWVVVFNLTPQGSTVFNRIASTYYQQLVANDLDGRIISAPVIQSTNFPGSGQISGSFTQQSATTLALQLQYGALPVQLNRQTVTTVSPSLGKSSLRAGLLAGLLGLLLVMGYTIFYYRALGIVVVLGLLTTAAFLYGFIALLSNSSLGLTLDLSGVTGLIVSVGITVDSYIVYFERLKDEVRAGRSVRASVDRGFKSAFRTILSADAVSFIGALVLWLLSVGAVRGFAFMLGLSTLVDVATAYAFTRPLVILLGRNRLFTSARHLGVARGLGALPEAA; from the coding sequence ATGCTCGGCGCGGCCGTGGGCCTCGGCTGGTCGCCCCACCTCGGGCTCGACCTCGAGGGCGGGCTCTCGGTCGTCTTCCGTCCGGCGCGTGCGGTCTCGAACGCGACGCTCCAGACGGTGGTCAACATCATGTCCGAGCGCGTCAACGCGCTCGGCGTGTCGCAGCCGAACATCACGACCCAGGGCAAGGACGTCGTCGTCCAGCTCCCCGGCGTGAAGGACGCCTCGCAGATCCTCGCCGAGATCGGCACGACCGCGCAGCTCTTCTTCCGGCCGGTGCTGTGCGGGGCGCCGCCGTACTCGCCGCCGCGCGGCCCGCGCGGCACGCCGGCGAAGGTCGCCTACCGGGTCCCGCCGACCTGCTCGGCTCCCTACCGCTACACCTCGGCGTACTACGACACGGCGACGCAGAACTACAACATCCCGAGCCAGTACGCCGAGGACCCCTCCTACGCCGCCTACCCCTCGACGCCGCCGGGAAGCGATCAGCGCTACGAGCACGAGAACGTCATCTTCCCTACGAACGGGCAGGGCTTCGCTCGGCGCTACGTACTCGGGCCCGTGCTCGCCAAGGGCACGATCATCAAGAGCGCGTACCCCTCCCTCGACAGCCAGACGGGCCAGTGGGTCGTCGTCTTCAACCTCACGCCGCAGGGCAGCACGGTCTTCAACCGCATCGCCTCGACCTACTACCAGCAGCTCGTGGCGAACGACCTCGACGGCCGGATCATCTCCGCCCCGGTGATCCAGTCGACGAACTTCCCCGGCTCGGGCCAGATCTCGGGCAGCTTCACCCAGCAGAGCGCGACGACGCTCGCGCTGCAGCTGCAGTACGGGGCGCTGCCGGTCCAGCTCAACCGCCAGACGGTGACGACCGTGTCCCCGAGCCTCGGCAAGTCGTCGCTGCGCGCCGGCCTGCTCGCCGGTCTGCTCGGCCTGCTGCTCGTGATGGGCTACACGATCTTCTACTACCGGGCGCTCGGCATCGTCGTCGTGCTCGGCCTCCTGACGACGGCCGCGTTCCTCTACGGGTTCATCGCGCTGCTCTCCAACTCCTCCCTCGGCCTCACGCTCGACCTGTCCGGCGTGACCGGCCTCATCGTCTCGGTCGGGATCACCGTCGACTCCTACATCGTCTACTTCGAACGCCTGAAGGACGAGGTGCGCGCTGGCCGTTCGGTGCGAGCCTCGGTGGATCGCGGGTTCAAGAGCGCGTTCCGCACGATCCTGTCGGCCGACGCCGTCTCGTTCATCGGCGCGCTCGTGCTCTGGCTCCTGTCGGTCGGCGCGGTACGGGGCTTCGCCTTCATGCTCGGCCTGTCGACGCTGGTCGACGTCGCGACCGCCTACGCCTTCACCCGACCCCTCGTCATCCTCCTCGGACGGAACCGGCTGTTCACCTCGGCCCGCCACCTCGGCGTGGCCCGCGGCCTCGGGGCGCTCCCGGAGGCAGCGTGA
- the secF gene encoding protein translocase subunit SecF encodes MASTETATARPPVEADEAGAREAAGAEPALPHTAAPEARDRPPAQPEVTGGAEARRFGPFGRLYHGQTTFRFVRRWRWWFAFSALVILAGIGSLAGRGLNLGIEFVGGTAWTVQSRTLTVSATQAALEPLGLGGSTVTVLGSNATGSRSVEVQAKLPKGQGSALSSSQANRVSRVLARLAHTSVANVSVESVGPSWGGEITRKAVTALIVFFVLIALYISIFFEWRMALSAIVAVAHDILVTVGIYSLSGFEVTPDTVVAFLTILGYSLYDTIVVFDRVRDNVKALGGSNRLSFTDLVDLSMNQTLARSLNTSLVAILPILSVLLIGAQLLGAKTLQYFGLALLVGLATGAYSSIFIASPLTALLKEREQRWRIVRERIAQRGGAPSRLSPAAVAAGVLGEGSAPGRRRVAPGGTAPGRIRPGSASGNGEEAAALEPTSALRSPGQRRPPARARRRGGRR; translated from the coding sequence GTGGCGTCGACCGAGACGGCGACCGCTCGTCCGCCGGTCGAGGCGGACGAGGCCGGGGCCCGCGAGGCGGCGGGCGCCGAGCCGGCGCTGCCGCACACGGCAGCGCCGGAGGCGCGCGATCGCCCGCCCGCTCAGCCGGAGGTGACCGGTGGCGCCGAGGCGCGCCGGTTCGGTCCCTTCGGCCGCCTCTACCACGGCCAGACGACCTTCCGGTTCGTGCGCCGCTGGCGGTGGTGGTTCGCCTTCTCCGCGCTGGTGATCCTCGCCGGCATCGGCTCGCTCGCCGGGCGGGGGCTCAACCTCGGCATCGAGTTCGTCGGCGGGACCGCCTGGACGGTGCAGTCTCGCACGCTCACGGTGTCGGCGACCCAGGCGGCGCTCGAGCCCCTCGGCCTCGGTGGCTCGACCGTCACGGTCCTCGGGTCGAACGCGACCGGCTCGCGCTCGGTGGAGGTGCAGGCGAAGCTGCCGAAGGGGCAGGGCTCGGCGCTGTCGAGCAGCCAGGCGAACCGCGTGTCTCGGGTGCTCGCCCGCCTCGCGCACACCTCGGTGGCGAACGTGAGCGTCGAGTCGGTCGGGCCCTCGTGGGGCGGCGAGATCACGCGCAAGGCGGTCACCGCGCTCATCGTCTTCTTCGTGCTCATCGCGCTCTACATCTCGATCTTCTTCGAGTGGCGCATGGCGCTGTCCGCGATCGTGGCCGTCGCGCACGACATCCTCGTCACGGTCGGGATCTACTCCCTGTCCGGCTTCGAGGTGACCCCCGACACCGTGGTCGCCTTCCTCACGATCCTCGGCTACTCGCTCTACGACACGATCGTCGTGTTCGACCGGGTGCGCGACAACGTGAAGGCGCTCGGCGGTTCGAACCGACTGAGCTTCACCGACCTCGTCGACCTGTCGATGAACCAGACGCTCGCCCGCTCGCTCAACACCTCGCTCGTCGCCATCCTCCCGATCCTCTCGGTGCTGCTCATCGGGGCGCAGCTGCTCGGTGCGAAGACGCTGCAGTACTTCGGCCTCGCCCTCCTCGTCGGCCTGGCGACGGGCGCCTACTCGTCGATCTTCATCGCCTCGCCGCTCACGGCGCTGCTCAAAGAGCGCGAGCAGCGCTGGCGCATCGTGCGGGAGCGCATCGCGCAGCGGGGCGGGGCGCCGTCGCGGCTGTCGCCGGCCGCCGTCGCGGCCGGGGTCCTCGGGGAGGGAAGCGCTCCTGGGCGTCGGCGGGTCGCGCCCGGCGGCACGGCGCCCGGCCGCATCCGCCCCGGCTCGGCGTCGGGCAACGGCGAGGAGGCCGCGGCGCTCGAGCCCACCTCCGCCCTGCGCTCACCCGGTCAGCGGCGCCCGCCCGCACGCGCCCGCCGTCGCGGAGGCCGGCGCTGA
- the serS gene encoding serine--tRNA ligase, translated as MDLRAARRDPEAFRAALARKGAAAAFDELLAADARWREAMARAEALRHATRPKGRPSEAEQRALRAAKEELQALEEELARHARRRNDLLARVPNPPDPTVPDGEREEDALELRRVGEPPSFSFAVRDHLELGGFDTERAARVSGARFAYRVGPVALVELALYRFALDRLVQAGFVPVLPPVLVREAAMYGTGFLPTEASNLYRVEADDLYLTGTSEVALAAYHAGEVLAEEDLPLRYAGYSTCFRREAGAAGRDTRGIFRVHQFDKVEMFVFTTPERSREEHEAILALEESLAGALGLAYRVVVTAAGDLGPAAAKKYDLEAWIPSQGRYREITSCSNTTDFQARRLEVRMRRGGGLVHPHTLNGTAMTARFLVALLEQRQEPDGAVELPEVLLPYGAPARLEGRAP; from the coding sequence ATCGACCTCAGAGCGGCGCGACGCGACCCGGAGGCCTTCCGCGCCGCCCTCGCGCGCAAGGGCGCCGCCGCGGCCTTCGACGAGCTGCTGGCGGCGGACGCGCGCTGGCGCGAGGCGATGGCGCGCGCCGAGGCGCTCCGGCACGCGACGCGGCCGAAGGGTCGCCCGAGCGAGGCGGAGCAGCGCGCCCTGCGGGCCGCGAAGGAGGAGCTGCAGGCGCTCGAGGAAGAGCTCGCGCGCCACGCGAGGCGACGCAACGACCTCCTCGCCCGCGTCCCGAACCCGCCGGATCCGACCGTGCCCGATGGCGAGCGCGAGGAGGACGCGCTCGAGCTGCGCCGGGTCGGGGAGCCCCCGTCCTTCTCGTTCGCCGTGCGCGACCACCTCGAGCTCGGCGGCTTCGACACCGAGCGCGCCGCTCGGGTGTCCGGTGCTCGCTTCGCGTACCGCGTCGGTCCCGTCGCGCTCGTCGAGCTCGCGCTCTACCGCTTCGCGCTCGACCGCCTCGTCCAGGCGGGCTTCGTGCCGGTGCTCCCGCCGGTCCTCGTGCGCGAGGCGGCGATGTACGGCACGGGCTTCCTGCCGACCGAGGCGTCGAACCTCTACCGGGTCGAGGCGGACGATCTCTACCTCACGGGCACGTCGGAGGTCGCGCTCGCCGCCTACCACGCGGGTGAGGTCCTCGCCGAGGAGGACCTCCCGCTGCGCTACGCGGGCTACTCGACCTGCTTCCGGCGCGAGGCGGGCGCGGCCGGCCGCGACACCCGGGGGATCTTCCGGGTCCACCAGTTCGACAAGGTGGAGATGTTCGTCTTCACGACGCCCGAGCGCTCCCGCGAGGAGCACGAGGCCATCCTCGCCCTCGAGGAGTCGCTCGCCGGCGCGCTCGGCCTCGCCTACCGCGTCGTCGTCACCGCGGCCGGCGACCTCGGCCCCGCCGCGGCGAAGAAGTACGACCTCGAGGCGTGGATCCCGAGCCAGGGCCGCTACCGGGAGATCACCTCCTGCTCGAACACGACGGACTTCCAGGCTCGCCGCCTCGAGGTGCGCATGCGGCGCGGCGGCGGGCTCGTGCACCCGCACACCTTGAACGGCACGGCGATGACCGCCCGCTTCCTCGTCGCCCTGCTCGAGCAGCGCCAGGAGCCCGACGGAGCCGTCGAGCTCCCCGAGGTCCTCCTGCCCTACGGCGCGCCGGCGCGCCTCGAAGGACGCGCTCCCTGA
- the thiD gene encoding bifunctional hydroxymethylpyrimidine kinase/phosphomethylpyrimidine kinase: protein MTPPVALTIAGTDSGGGAGIAADLRTFAAHRVFGALAVTAVTAQDTTAVHRVVALDPAEVEAQIDAVLGDLPVRAAKTGMLATVEILERLVERAEAGRLPPLVVDPVLVAASGAALFEGDPAPAYRRLVARAAVVTPNLPEAEALLGRPVRDRRAMADAARRLVDLGAGLALVKGGHLPGDVALDVAFDGRDLVELAERRVDTPNVHGTGCTLSAAIAARLALGEGALDAVAGAKRYVTQALAAAASWRLGAGPGPVDHGVDPPAAQGARPSRRAGAP from the coding sequence GTGACGCCGCCCGTCGCGCTCACGATCGCCGGGACGGACTCGGGGGGCGGCGCGGGCATCGCCGCGGACCTCCGCACCTTCGCCGCGCACCGCGTGTTCGGCGCGCTCGCCGTCACCGCCGTGACCGCCCAGGACACGACCGCGGTCCACCGCGTCGTCGCGCTCGACCCCGCCGAGGTCGAGGCGCAGATCGACGCCGTCCTCGGCGACCTCCCCGTGCGAGCCGCGAAGACGGGGATGCTCGCGACGGTCGAGATCCTCGAGCGCCTGGTCGAACGCGCCGAGGCGGGCCGGCTGCCCCCGCTCGTCGTCGACCCCGTGCTCGTCGCCGCCTCCGGGGCCGCGCTCTTCGAGGGCGATCCCGCCCCCGCCTACCGTCGCCTCGTCGCGCGCGCCGCCGTCGTCACCCCGAACCTGCCCGAGGCCGAGGCCCTCCTCGGGCGGCCAGTGCGCGACCGCCGGGCGATGGCCGACGCGGCGCGCCGCCTCGTCGACCTCGGCGCCGGGCTCGCCCTCGTGAAGGGCGGCCACCTCCCCGGCGACGTGGCGCTCGACGTCGCCTTCGACGGGCGCGACCTCGTCGAGCTCGCCGAGCGGCGCGTCGACACGCCGAACGTGCACGGCACCGGCTGCACCCTGTCGGCCGCGATCGCTGCCCGCCTCGCGCTCGGCGAGGGCGCGCTCGACGCCGTCGCCGGGGCGAAGCGCTACGTCACCCAGGCCCTCGCCGCTGCGGCCTCCTGGCGCCTCGGGGCCGGGCCCGGTCCCGTGGACCACGGCGTCGACCCGCCGGCCGCTCAGGGAGCGCGTCCTTCGAGGCGCGCCGGCGCGCCGTAG
- a CDS encoding thiazole synthase, translated as MSEAEAPPSRRRADKLVIAGEPLGSRLLLGTGGAPSLDVLARAIAASGSALVTVALRRVDPGATGSLLDCIAATGARVLPNTAGCFTAHDAVVTARLGREALGTNWVKLEVIGDEESLLPDAVELLRAAETLVEEGFVVLPYTNDDPILARRLEQLGCAAVMPLGAPIGSGLGIRNPHAIAMIAEQAGVPVVLDAGIGTASDAALAMELGCDGVLVASAVTRARDPERMAGAIAKAVEAGAAARAAGRIPPRFYAQASSSFSGIADLGRPNP; from the coding sequence ATGAGCGAGGCCGAGGCCCCGCCGAGCCGCCGGCGGGCGGACAAGCTCGTCATCGCGGGCGAGCCGCTCGGGTCGCGCCTGCTCCTCGGGACCGGCGGAGCGCCGAGCCTCGACGTCCTCGCCCGCGCGATCGCCGCCTCGGGCAGCGCGCTCGTCACCGTCGCGCTGCGCCGCGTCGACCCCGGCGCGACCGGCTCGCTGCTCGACTGCATCGCCGCGACCGGGGCGCGCGTCCTGCCGAACACCGCCGGCTGCTTCACCGCCCACGACGCCGTCGTGACGGCGCGCCTCGGGCGCGAGGCCCTCGGCACGAACTGGGTGAAGCTCGAGGTGATCGGCGACGAGGAGTCCCTCCTCCCCGATGCCGTCGAGCTGCTGCGCGCCGCCGAGACGCTCGTCGAGGAGGGGTTCGTCGTCCTGCCGTACACGAACGACGACCCGATCCTGGCCCGCCGTCTCGAGCAGCTCGGCTGCGCGGCCGTGATGCCGCTCGGCGCGCCGATCGGCTCGGGCCTCGGGATCCGCAACCCGCACGCCATCGCCATGATCGCCGAGCAGGCGGGCGTCCCGGTCGTCCTCGACGCCGGGATCGGCACCGCGTCGGACGCCGCCTTGGCCATGGAGCTCGGCTGCGACGGCGTGCTCGTGGCGTCCGCGGTGACGCGCGCGCGCGACCCGGAGCGCATGGCGGGCGCCATCGCGAAGGCCGTCGAGGCCGGCGCCGCGGCGAGGGCCGCGGGCCGGATCCCGCCCCGCTTCTACGCGCAGGCGTCGAGCTCGTTCTCCGGGATCGCCGACCTCGGCCGCCCGAACCCGTGA
- the thiS gene encoding sulfur carrier protein ThiS, which yields MDGAVLVNGEERVLAPGATVEDVVRLVAPSTRGCAVAVNGEVVARSAWPTTLVRPGDRVEVVTAAPGG from the coding sequence ATGGACGGCGCCGTCCTCGTGAACGGCGAGGAACGAGTCCTCGCCCCCGGCGCTACCGTCGAGGACGTGGTCAGGCTCGTCGCCCCCTCGACCCGAGGCTGCGCGGTGGCGGTGAACGGCGAGGTCGTCGCGCGCTCGGCGTGGCCGACCACGCTCGTGCGCCCCGGCGATCGAGTCGAGGTCGTCACGGCGGCGCCGGGCGGATGA
- the thiO gene encoding glycine oxidase ThiO — MDRYDVVVVGSGVIGLAAALECATSGRRAVVVDARPARGASYVAAGMLAPVTEAAWGEEELVALNLRAAAGWPAFAERLEAASGLPVGYRACGTLLVALDDSDRAALEELLEFHRHLELPSTWLAPSACREREPMLAPGLRGGIFAPGDHEVDNRRLLGSLAEAARRAGVEAVAARAEALVTAAGRAVGVVAGGRELAAGAVVLAAGCDSAGLAGLPAADRPPVRPVKGEILRLRHPGGPLLRHTVRGLAKGHPVYVVERGDGRLVVGATAEERGDDLATSVRGAYTLLRDATRLVPGLLEVELVEASAGLRPGSPDNAPLVGPASLDGLVIATGHYRNGILLAPLTAALVRTVLDDGDLPPWAVALDPRRFRRPAAGAA, encoded by the coding sequence GTGGACCGCTACGACGTGGTCGTCGTCGGCTCCGGCGTGATCGGCCTGGCCGCCGCGCTCGAGTGCGCGACGAGCGGCCGGCGCGCGGTCGTCGTCGACGCCCGCCCGGCGCGCGGCGCCTCCTACGTCGCCGCGGGCATGCTCGCCCCGGTCACCGAGGCGGCGTGGGGTGAGGAGGAGCTCGTCGCGCTGAACCTGCGCGCCGCGGCGGGATGGCCCGCCTTCGCCGAGCGCCTCGAGGCCGCGAGCGGCCTGCCCGTCGGCTACCGGGCCTGCGGGACGCTCCTCGTCGCCCTCGACGACTCCGACCGCGCCGCCCTCGAGGAGCTCCTCGAGTTCCACCGCCACCTCGAGCTCCCCTCGACCTGGCTCGCCCCCTCGGCGTGCCGCGAGCGCGAGCCGATGCTCGCTCCCGGGCTGCGTGGCGGCATCTTCGCCCCCGGCGACCACGAGGTCGACAACCGGCGCCTGCTCGGCAGTCTCGCCGAGGCGGCGCGCCGCGCGGGCGTCGAGGCGGTCGCCGCGCGCGCGGAGGCCCTCGTCACCGCCGCCGGCCGGGCGGTCGGGGTCGTCGCCGGCGGGCGGGAGCTCGCGGCCGGCGCCGTCGTGCTCGCCGCCGGCTGCGACTCCGCGGGCCTCGCCGGCCTCCCCGCCGCGGACCGCCCGCCGGTGCGCCCCGTGAAGGGCGAGATCCTCCGCCTCCGCCACCCCGGCGGTCCCCTCCTGCGGCACACGGTGCGGGGCCTCGCGAAGGGCCACCCGGTCTACGTCGTCGAGCGCGGGGACGGCCGCCTCGTGGTCGGCGCCACCGCCGAGGAGCGGGGCGATGACCTGGCGACGAGCGTGCGCGGCGCGTACACGCTGCTGCGCGACGCGACGCGCCTCGTGCCAGGCCTCCTCGAGGTCGAGCTCGTCGAGGCGAGCGCCGGGCTGCGGCCCGGCTCGCCCGACAACGCTCCCCTGGTCGGCCCCGCGAGCCTCGACGGCCTCGTGATCGCCACCGGCCACTACCGCAACGGCATCCTCCTCGCGCCCTTGACCGCGGCGCTCGTGCGCACGGTGCTCGACGACGGCGACCTCCCCCCCTGGGCCGTCGCCCTCGACCCCCGGCGCTTCCGTCGGCCGGCGGCCGGCGCGGCGTGA